In the genome of Carya illinoinensis cultivar Pawnee chromosome 13, C.illinoinensisPawnee_v1, whole genome shotgun sequence, the window GTGCAACTGTTAAGTTGTGATATGAGATTTTGTTAAGTTGCCTCCATGAAATTTATATTGGCTGTTTCATATTGCACATTGGTTTGTTTATATTTGACGTTAGTTCTCTGAAGTTCTCTCACTTCTGCTGCAGAATCATTTTAACATTTCAATATGGGTAAGGAGAAGTTTCACATCAACATTGTGGTCATTGGCCACGTCGACTCTGGAAAATCAACCACGACTGGGCATTTGATCTATAAGCTTGGAGGTATTGACAAGCGTGTTATTGAGAGGTTCGAGAAGGAGGCTGCTGAAATGAACAAGAGGTCATTCAAGTATGCTTGGGTGTTGGACAAGCTTAAGGCTGAACGTGAGCGTGGTATTACCATCGACATTGCCTTGTGGAAATTTGAGACAACCAAGTACTACTGCACTGTGATTGATGCCCCCGGACATCGTGACTTCATCAAGAACATGATTACCGGTACCTCACAGGCTGACTGTGCTGTCCTCATTATTGACTCCACCACTGGTGGTTTTGAAGCTGGTATTTCCAAGGATGGTCAGACCCGTGAGCATGCCTTGCTTGCCTTTACTCTTGGTGTCAGGCAGATGATATGCTGCTGCAACAAGGTGAGCTTTTGGTCATACTATACGGCTGGCATTAGTTTTCTGTCTGTTCTCGGTTATTTTGAATTGAGGGTAAATATGACTTGAGTCGCTTTTGCTTACAATTATATGCCAGATGGATGCCACAACCCCTAAATACTCCAAGGCAAGGTACGATGAAATTGTTAAGGAAGTCTCATCCTATTTAAAGAAGGTTGGGTACAACCCTGACAAGATCCCCTTCGTCCCAATCTCTGGTTTTGAGGGCGACAACATGATTGAGAGGTCAACCAACCTTGATTGGTACAAGGGCCCTACCCTCCTTGAGGCGCTTGACTTGCTCCAAGAGCCCAAGAGGCCCTCGGACAAGCCTCTCCGTCTGCCACTCCAGGATGTTTATAAGATTGGTGGCATTGGAACCGTCCCAGTTGGACGTGTGGAGACTGGTATCATCAAGCCTGGTATGGTGGTGACCTTTGGACCAACCGGACTGACAACTGAAGTTAAGTCTGTTGAGATGCACCATGAAGCTCTCCAGGAGGCCCTTCCTGGTGACAATGTTGGCTTCAATGTGAAGAACGTTGCTGTGAAGGATCTGAAGCGTGGTTTTGTTGCTTCCAACTCCAAGGATGATCCTGCCAAGGAGGCAGCTAACTTCACTGCCCAGGTCATCATCATGAACCACCCTGGTCAGATCGGCAATGGTTATGCTCCAGTGCTCGACTGTCACACCTCCCACATTGCGGTGAAGTTTGCTGAGCTGTTGACCAAGATTGACAGGCGATCTGGTAAGGAGCTGGAAAAGGAgccaaaatttttgaagaacGGTGATGCAGGGATGGTAAAGATGATTCCCACCAAGCCAATGGTTGTTGAGACTTTCTCAGAGTATCCACCTCTTGGTCGTTTCGCTGTGAGGGACATGCGCCAGACTGTGGCTGTTGGTGTCATCAAGAGTGTTGAGAAGAAGGATCCAAGTGGTGCCAAGGTCACCAAGTCTGCTGCCAAGAAGAAGTGAATCGTGGAGGTTCCTCAAATTTTGGCATATCATGCCTGCTATCATATTGATAAAGTTTATGAAAGAAACTTGGGCAGTGTTTGCGATGCTTTAGGACGTTGCCTGCTTTATTTTACAAGTCGAAGTTATATGCTTTCTCTGTTAGGTACCCCATCTCAGAATTGGGTACTTGATCGGCGGTGGCATGAGTAGTATGGTATAGTCGTAAAGTTTGTGTTTGTTCCCTGGTCATGGTCTGTCGAGGTGCTTCAGTTATTCTGAGGCACCAGCTCAATGTTTTGTTATGGTGTTGCTTAATTTAAACTTGGTTCTGCTtaaatacctttttttttttttaaactggaGTCCATGCTTTCTGAATATTGTTGAGTATGTTCATTCAAATTTCATGTCTGATTTATATTTTACTGAGCAGTCGACTTTTCCAAAACGAAACCAAGCACAAAAATGTTATGATTTTAGTGTACTTACTCATGGTTGCATCACAATTGGTGATGTGCTTCGAGGTAGAGCTTCCGTCTTgaattgaaaaattctaaatataatttttgattgAATTACTATTATTGATTGATAATGAGTCGGCTTTGGTAGGACTCAAACAATTGCCAATAGCCGCTTCTAGTGGGCATGCAATTGAGTCCTGATTTGAGGACGACCTTAGTTGATGCCAACTGATAGAACAATTAGAATATATTGCACTTTTTTGTCAATATAACCACTATTACCGATGTCACTTGGTCCTCTAAATAAATAGTGATTTGttcccgcccccccccccccccccccccccccccccccctccctccctccctccctctctctctctccaaaaaaaAGTATCCAAACCCAGATCTAATTTTTCGCTAGAGGAACCCAGATCTAATTTTTCGCCAGAGGAAGGGGAAGCCTTGGTttcctcttccttttttctCATTTCCCATTTACCCACTTTGTCGAAAAGTTAGtcctatttttgttgttttgtttcctctaagattaaaaaagagagatctataattttttgacaaaatctgAGAAACAGTAGGTACGAGAAAACTTTTAGACCGCTAATTGTTCGAAGAGAATTTGTGGGTTCAAAGAAAATTTGTGGGTTTTGTGATAATCGCCATGCATGGGCCCACCCCTTCGAAGAGCTTTTCAAATCACACGCGCTGGGCCAATAGATTCGCCACCATTGGCAGCAAGGAGATAGGCATATGGGCTCTACGAGCCATCACTGATTTTgaaatatattagaattgatACAAATTGTAATCCGTTCATTTTTGCTTCTATCTTATTGGTTTCCGTATTGTTTTTCTTAGATTTAACTAGAATACTCTTATATCTAAAGAGTTTAGTACAATATTTGAATTGTTAGTTTTTGGTGATCACCTCATCTTTTGCCCCTTGGCAGTCTCTCAACACCACAACTCATGACCCCTATTTCTCTTTTGCTTTTAGTGCAAGAATCACATCTACTCATTTAAGAGAATGGAGTTTTGCGATGACGTATAACATGATGGAGTTCAaagtttttatttgactttttatTATAAGAGTTGTCTTATTTGGCCGCAAGATTGTGAAGACGAGGCAGTGGACTTTCCTAATAACTACTTTAAGACAAAATGCTAGCCACTAAAATCATAATGGCCTACAGTCATGGAACTACAATCTCATTCTTGGATTGTACAAAAATAGACACTTTGTGTGGCTCCCTCTTAGCAGGAAATGGtaagaaatatttatttgtttccaatatctattttttttctttttatataatactGCATTACGAGAGTGTTTGTCGAGATCCTAACCCttattcatgtatttatatttctcttaattataatatatcgagcttgtttatatattaaaaaaaggtatTAGATTTGTTCCTTTTCTCAAGACGAGGCAATTAAGAAGATATTAATTAccaaactattattttttttttctttttttttgtctgAAAAATTggcattttgtgattttgtgtTGGTGGGTAACCATCATACGAAAAGTTTAAGCTCTTGCTTTTTTTGGTTCTTGGTCGAGTTCTTTTTTAGAGGCAATTGGCCTATTGGTAAAATATTAAGTATACAAAAAGATAGACCGGAGACCCAACAAtcacctttttgttttttaatataattgttgagactcaaaaggggaaaaaataaaaaaagttttgaaatggAATAAAATGAGATCAGTCCCTGGAGGGGCATATTCATCCCTCGGCAGTCCGACTCCAGCCCATATTGATTAAGGCTCACAGTCCATATGTTACAAGCCCATCATCtagtaaagaagaaaaaggcCTAGACCTAGTTACCAACATAGGAAGAGGGGGTAGTGTTCACATGGGCATGACTCCGACTGGATAATTTGTGGGAAATTACACCACATTAAATACCTCGACACCATTGACAGGATATCCAATTGTAGATCTTGTCCCAAACAAAAGTTGTCCCATTAAATGCGACGACATGCCACCTAAAACAGGGGTGGACACTGCAGGCATAGAAATAACAGTGACTCCGTAGGAAAATGGAAGTATAAAAGCCTTGATGCAAGTATAGCTTGAACTAATGTAATCAcaaactctcactctctctctctctaggaaGGACTTAGGcataggtgttttttttttttttggcactcTAGACCATCAAATTTCCTTGTTCCAAACAAAGTTTTCATTTTCGTTTTGTTCTGGCCAGAATTTGCCATACTGGGATATTTCGTTCCGGATTAAATTATGGtcattttcaaattcattctgaTAAGATTTCGATATTCCAGACAAAATGTGTGTTTCGTTCGAAACAATGTTTCAAAAAGATAACTTTTATGTCTTCACCACTTTGATGAGTGCCATCTATCCTTGATCAATCCAGCAgacataataactaaataaaagtaaaacaatGAAGCAAACACTGTTTGTTTGCcgagaaaatggtggaaaatAGGAGAAAGAAAACCCAACATTCTAAAGCTTTTAACTTTCATCACGAAATGCTCCAGCTCAACATATTAACAGTAGACCCGATTGACTCTAGTTACGAGTATTAATTCTTTCAAATAAAAGTAACCAAAAACTAAACGAGCAAAAGATTCATTTTGGTCCATTTGTTAACTGCGCAAAAAAGGacatgcaaagaaaaaaaaaaattggagaaaaaTATCGGAAGTCACCTGAGAGAACCAGCAgttgagaaagaaagaattagaagGAAAATGATGACAAAGGGTGCGGCTTGATCGATAATTCTTGATGGTTGGAAATACCCACGAGATTTATGAAGAGAAGGGAAGTTCTTCAGTCAATGCAGAGGATGCCATGGCCCATGATTCTTTTTGATTGTtcagacatatatataaatatatatatacatatatataaatattgtacaaATGCACTTGAGAAAATCTGTTGTACACACAGGTATATTTTCCTAAAAGAATTTGGAGATtttgtgaagaaatattatttagttttttatatatgtatatttttaagatttatataaataatttatctatataataactatccCAAAATGATACACTGAAACGTACTGGTACCAAAATATTCAGTTTCAATACTTCAActaaaacaaaattcaaaactttggttccAAGTTGAACGTGGAGGTAAGCAGGATGTAAAACACATCTTTAAAAGTTGGCACCGTCTATGAAATCTTCTTTTAGTACAATGAACGTGCCTTTCATACGTCAGTCATGACCCTGTCCAACACGATGGCGATTAAAAAGCTATCTCTAATAAAGAAGGGGGGTTTGAAGAAATGGGGAGCAAGTTCCTCCCCCATCTCTTGAGCTCATTGAGCAAGTGGTGGAGACTAGGGACAAGTGAAACCAGAAACAAGGAAAGGTCGACAAGCCCTTGGAATTAATTACATTAGATGAAGCTCATTGTGAAAGGAAGGGGAGAATAGGAACCGGGACGAAGCCTGAGGTGAGATCACGATTGAAGTGGTTGCTGATTGAGCACAAAGACGTTTGTGCCTAGCGTTGCCTAGATTGAGCACTGTTGGAGCATGAACCCAGATGCCAAGAAAGTCTGATAGAAGTGGAGAAGTTTTAGCACCAAGTATGTGACCATACTAGAGGAATTAGCTGACCTCCTACTCGTCGCAAGGTTTATTAGGGAGGCCCACTACCCAAAGTGGCTCTCTAATATGGTTTTGGTCGAGAAGGCGAACAACAAGTAGATGATGTGTGTCGACTTCACCAACCTGAAAAAGGCATGCCATCAAGATAGCTTCCCCTTACCATGAATTGATTTGATCGTGGACTTGATTGCCAAATACAAAATGATGAGCTTTATGGATGCCTAGTCTGGGTATAGCCAAATGAGCCCAGGCGATGAAGAAAAAACCACATTCATAACAGATTGAGTATTATATTGGTACTAGGTAATGCCCTTTGGATTCAAAATGCCAGA includes:
- the LOC122292338 gene encoding elongation factor 1-alpha-like yields the protein MGKEKFHINIVVIGHVDSGKSTTTGHLIYKLGGIDKRVIERFEKEAAEMNKRSFKYAWVLDKLKAERERGITIDIALWKFETTKYYCTVIDAPGHRDFIKNMITGTSQADCAVLIIDSTTGGFEAGISKDGQTREHALLAFTLGVRQMICCCNKMDATTPKYSKARYDEIVKEVSSYLKKVGYNPDKIPFVPISGFEGDNMIERSTNLDWYKGPTLLEALDLLQEPKRPSDKPLRLPLQDVYKIGGIGTVPVGRVETGIIKPGMVVTFGPTGLTTEVKSVEMHHEALQEALPGDNVGFNVKNVAVKDLKRGFVASNSKDDPAKEAANFTAQVIIMNHPGQIGNGYAPVLDCHTSHIAVKFAELLTKIDRRSGKELEKEPKFLKNGDAGMVKMIPTKPMVVETFSEYPPLGRFAVRDMRQTVAVGVIKSVEKKDPSGAKVTKSAAKKK